The Thunnus maccoyii chromosome 15, fThuMac1.1, whole genome shotgun sequence DNA segment TCTTTAGTTAGCCATTTGTCGAATGCTGGGAACTTTGAATTAAAGGCTTCGCTGTCTTGAACCCTCAGCCACCAACACTCTGTCTCTTGTCATTCATTCACTGCATGTCCACATTTTAGCAGGAGTGTGCAGCCTTGATTTAGGGTCCTGTAATCCTTCTGCTTCCACAACTACACCATGCAGACCATATCTTGTTCCACAGAGCTTCATAATGCCTGTACAAAGCTGCCTGTCCGAGCGTTAAGCCGCTGAGATGGAAAAGCAAAGCCTGGTCTTCACTGTCTGTCAATGAGCCTATAATGGGAATACATGTTCACCAAATGCATCCCATTATGTTTGTGAGGACTTATTTTGAGGCTTTGTAGTTGAATTACATTATGCTTGTTTAGCAGATAAATATGTTATAGTTATAATATTATGGTAATTTTGTGTTAATTCTGATGTCTAGACAGAGTTATGCGTGTTGGCTGGATCAGcagcagttttgttttaatttttgtgagagagaaaaaaaggtgcTGCTCACTGTTTCAGAAAATCTTTCAACAGATAAGAAAATGTGACCTTTGTATCCAAATTACACAGGTTAAGGTGCCAGTGAAGGGGGAGTGATGACGGGCAAATGAGTCAGCAGCAacaaagaaagggagaaaatgAGCAGCAGAGTACCCATCTAGTGTGGCCACAGGCCTGTGTGGACGACTCTGTATAGAGGAGTCCAATCACCGGGTCATCTGAAAGTGGAGGCTTGTGTCTCATTTATCCAGAAAAAGAAGCACCCATAGTAAGATTTAATCTTCAgagggaatttaaaaaaaaaaaacttgaaagcCTTGACAAGAATCTGGCAAGACTGCTTTTACTGCTTGCACCACTTTCCTGGAGTCATTTCTTATTATTGTAAATGTCAGTTGGGAAAAGATTGAGCCTCTATCATTGCAAAATCTGTCTGTCTTCAAAAATATGATTCTGTTTATGTCTATTACTTTTGATGGTGGAAAACTGTGTCCCATTAATACATCTCTTTGTTGTTGGCAACAACCACAGGGACATACAGATGTGTAAAACAACTCCTCTATAAAAAGGAttgtaaaacactgaatgatAATTTCAGTTACAAAGTTTTACCCTTAGAGACTCTATATTGGCATTTCAATAGTTGAAATACTTTTGAAAGCGACTGAGCCTTGTGCGGATGAAGTAATCCCACCCGCCCTGTCTCCTCGTCCCTGCAGATGAAGCCGCTCCAAGCCACAAGCCTGGCTAGTTGGCGTGAAACTGTGCAAATCACACATGACGCGAAACAGCTGGCCCATGAGCCAAAGATAATTCCAATAAAAACGGAGTAGAAGTGTTTTGATACACTTTTACTCCCTTCTCCTGCGCTCTTCCACATTCCCAattctccctctcactcttcCAGGTACACGCCCTTTGACTTGTCAGGGGGAAAAGTtttaaggaaagaaaaaaaaaaacctaaatcaCGGAAGAGATTCTGCAGTCCTACTAGTTTGGCAAGTTCTCTGGGCTCAAAGCAGCGTAGAAAGGCGGAGAAGAGGGCAGAAACTCAAATTTGCGCACATTTATACACTTCTCCTGTCCCGCAGACGATATACGGTGAGTTGAATGTGTCTTTCTGGATTCTTACACGTTTCTCCTCCGTATAAGCAATGTATTTGCTCATCGTTTTTGCCACGTTTCGTTATACTCTTGCAAGAGCCATCCCATGAAACTTGGCCGCCGTCTGACTGCAGGACGTTTTCAATGACTGCAGTTCTCAGAAGTTTTTAGGCTCACGTTGCACTTTTATGAAAGAGTAAATGATAATAGTTAGTAGCTcgtatgtgtttttatttacgTTTACTTTTACGGTTTTGTCGGCCTTCTTTGATTGCCATAtgctctccctttctctctctctttctctctgctcggaaagatatttgatattttgatgtAGATCAGTTGTCAAGTTGTCGATCAAATGCATCCAGCCCATCAAAAATTGAAATGACTTGAGGTGACAGAGAGTTGAGTTTAAACATAGTATATCCAGTGGACACGCGTATCGCGCGTAAAAACCCATTTTTTGCgcaaaatcaacattttgcGCACAATATGCTTTCTATAAAGAGGCCCACAAGAGTGACAAATTGGCTATATGTGTGGATTTTTttgagggggggaggagggggggctgTGTTGCTTATGACAACCtcttaaaattctgtttttcaaTATTTGAACTAGGATGTGGTGTTAATGATTAAGTTTGACAGATCTGGTGCTTGTTAATAATGTTGTGCTCACGTTTGAACGTTCACTCGTGTGTATTTCCAAACATATCTGAGGATTTAGAAGAAAGACAGCCGCGGTACGTCTGCTGCCTGCAATTTACAGCCACAACCTAACTTGTTCCTCTGTTAATATTTTATGCCACACGAGCGGTAGTATTGTCATTACTCTGCGCACATACCGTATCACATTCGCCCATTTGGAAACGCAACACTCCATCTCCTTTTGGGCTCTTGGGGGAAACGGGAAACCTCTGGTTGTAGGCctgtatatttaattatttgcgCAGTTGTTTTGGGGCCTTTTAAGAAAAATACCTGGGATTAGTTTGTCCTCTGAGTGGGACAAGATGAAGCTCTGACGTGGGCCGGGTGATGCAAGCCTCGAATTCATTTGTCGAAATTGGGGCACGTGTTTGGACTGTGTCCAAGCAGGCAACAACCATAAGACAGGCCACTTGGTAAATAATGAATGTGAGAATAGACAGAATTGTCAATCCAATAATAGAAGAAATGTCGTTGCTGTTTATTTTTGGTTAGGACGCACAGGAGAGCAAGTTAAGGCGCTGGTGTGTTCAGGCTTCAGAGGGTGTGTCACCGGTGCAGGAAGAAGTCCCCTAAGGTTCCTACATAGGGATCTGTGTGTAGCATAtgacaaaaactgacaaaaatagaCAGAAAGTTAAAAAGTAGCGTCAATCTAACATTTATACAGCTTAATTGCTTGCTTATTACATTATTACTCTTGTTCACTGATAGCTGTATTGCCAATCTGATGAGATAGGCTCACTCTGCATGCAAACTTGTGGAGTAGTTCTCATGTGGTGGCAGAGTGCGTCAGAGCAGGACACTTAGAGATCAGTAGGTCAATGAGTAAAATCTGAAAGGGGTCTTGTGaaattttagattttaatgGCCCTATGCTACAGTGTCATGGCTCTCTAATTGGCCGTGGCTTGTGGTGACTGCTGCAGAGAAAATGCACGGTTGGAGGGTGCTTGAGTGTGACACGTACTTCAGTAACTGAGATACTAATTTGCTGTCTACAAATGACCACTCAGCGGACATGAGCAAGGCGGCGTCCTGTTGAAACCAGGAGCCGTTGCAGTGTTGTTTGCTCTGCTGCATTTGAATACTGAAGCTGACAGACTTGTACAGTTGCTTTGAACATATCCTCTCATAGCTTTGGGGCAAACTAGCTCGGAGTTGGCCTGTAAATTCCTGTCTAAGTGATCTCCACAGACAGCAATGAATGGAATTCCTGTAAGGATGTGTCACCTACTggcatgttttacattttgagcAATGTTGTAAAACAAAGGTGGTGAATTATCTTTAGATCTGCCTAGACCTACATTTATGATTGCATCTACCGGATATATAAGTCACCTACTGATACTCAAATAATGATGCAAGCTTTTAATGAAAGGAAATCAGCTGCTGTTCAGTATCGAGCCTCACTGTCAAATACATCCGGAtgcgtgtatctgtgtgtgGAACAGTGTGAAGGCAGTGGCTTGAGGAGAAGAAAAGGCCAGAGAGGGCGGATGAGACAGTGGCAGgcaaaggaagagagagtggCACCGTAAAAGAGATAGGCAGctggtgagagagaaagaaagagaaagagagagagatagacaagAGCAGACAGGGACTAGGTAATCCCTTAGGTAATCTGAAGCCTAGTCCCCTCGGTAGCTTCAGTAGATCAGATGACCTATCAAAGATCAGAACTTCCATTGTGCATCGCAGCTTGTCTCTCAATCAGACTCCCTCTCACCCTCTCCGCTTATCTCACGTCACTGTCCCTCCCTTAATGCGGCTCCAGACTCAACACCTGAAACGAAAGGCCTCGCAGGGACATGGAGGAGATCCACTGTTTCATTTTCCACTGGATGTGCCCTTCACTTGAATGCTTTTCCAATCAGACTATCCTGAAGTTTCCTCCCTTACAGCACGCAATAACAGCGACAAGTTTAAtcactatctatctatctatctatctatctatctatctatctatctatctatctatctatctatctcacACCACTCTTTTGACCTTTTGACCTCTCTCTTTTCCCAGAAAGAGGAGTCATGGAGGCAGCCATTCAGACCGTGGTGAAGGTCTTCCTGAAGTCAACCAAGGGAAAGGAGAGTCTAGGACCAAAAGAGTTCCAGGGCCTCGTCAAGAGCCAGCTCAGCAACATCCTGTCGGTTAGGAAATCTTCATTGACCCTTTCTGATATATTACCAACACTTGCATTATGTAACCACCTCACAGAAGGGACACAGTAGTCTTGTGTTAGCACTGGCCCAGTCTTAAACGTGACCATTGGTGGTGTAATATGTGAATACGCAAAGTGATCTGATATGATAGAATGACATACATCAGCATTATAATGTAAGTAGAGTCACCGATGGAGTATCATTTACAAATCGTGTCTGGTGATGTCACCAGTAAGAGTCCAGGTAGGAATACAGTGCACTCGTCATCATGCTTGATTGTCTCATGGTTCTGTGTGCCCACCCAGGACACAGAGAGCAAGGAGGCGGTCAACAACATGGGCCAGGGACTGGATGCTAACAAAGATGGCAAGGTTGGCTTTGAGGAGTACATGAAGCTGGTCGGCTACCTGGCGGTCTCGCTCAGCGAGCAGCGTGTCCTTGCCAAAGATGAGGAGCCTGCCCAAAACTCTGCATCCGGACAAGTGGCACAAAGCGTCCCggacaaagaggaggagaagccaGAGGCAAACGCAGAGGCAAAGGTGGAAGCAAAGCCAGAGGTGAAGGAAGAGGCGAAGGCAGAAGCAACTGCAGAAGTAAAGATAGAACCAAAAGCAGACGGAAATGTAGATATTAAGGTTGAAGCAAAGGCAGAAGGAGAGACGCAGCCCGAAGCagcaaaggaggaggagaagccaGTGGCGGTAGTGGAAGCAGCGGCAGATGCGGCTGGAGTGGCGGTGGAAGAGGCAGTGAAAGAGGTGGAGAAGGTGGAGGAGACAGAAAAGGTGGAGGAAGCTACGAAGGAGGCGGCTGCAGCTGGGGAGGAAGATGGGGAAAAGAAGACAGAGGAGGCGACCTCATAGGGGACAATCCATTCCTCTATCTGAATCACACTACACGCTTACATTCAACACTACATAAAACACAGCATTAACATTgctaaaaataagttttaagccactaaagatttttttttccaagtacTCACAACTTTGAAATACAAAATATCGGTAAAAG contains these protein-coding regions:
- the s100u gene encoding S100 calcium binding protein U, translating into MEAAIQTVVKVFLKSTKGKESLGPKEFQGLVKSQLSNILSDTESKEAVNNMGQGLDANKDGKVGFEEYMKLVGYLAVSLSEQRVLAKDEEPAQNSASGQVAQSVPDKEEEKPEANAEAKVEAKPEVKEEAKAEATAEVKIEPKADGNVDIKVEAKAEGETQPEAAKEEEKPVAVVEAAADAAGVAVEEAVKEVEKVEETEKVEEATKEAAAAGEEDGEKKTEEATS